From Spartinivicinus ruber, the proteins below share one genomic window:
- a CDS encoding protein-methionine-sulfoxide reductase heme-binding subunit MsrQ, whose translation MIKKLKPLWFVLALLPAVYLSYLIATNGLGPDPAKAVVEFLGIWALRFLWITLSLTPFKLITGNGQFIAVRRMIGLYAFFYACLHLMAYLAFMLGWQWNNLYEDIVERPYITVGFAAWLTLLPLALTSTNKMVRRLGKKWKQLHKVVYLAGCLVILHFIWLAKSNLLEPIIYLSILILLFALRFIKKNRKAKTVVVNN comes from the coding sequence TTGATAAAGAAGTTAAAGCCGCTATGGTTTGTCTTAGCATTATTGCCGGCTGTATATTTGTCTTACTTAATTGCTACCAATGGACTTGGGCCTGATCCAGCTAAAGCTGTTGTCGAATTTTTAGGTATTTGGGCGCTACGTTTTCTGTGGATTACATTGAGCCTTACTCCATTTAAGCTAATTACCGGGAATGGACAGTTTATTGCCGTACGACGGATGATAGGGCTGTATGCATTCTTTTATGCCTGTCTACACTTAATGGCTTATTTGGCGTTTATGCTAGGGTGGCAATGGAATAATTTATACGAAGATATTGTAGAGCGACCTTATATAACAGTTGGCTTTGCTGCCTGGTTAACTTTGTTGCCTTTGGCTTTAACTTCAACAAATAAAATGGTTCGCCGACTGGGTAAAAAGTGGAAGCAGTTGCATAAAGTGGTGTATCTTGCAGGTTGCTTGGTGATTTTGCATTTTATTTGGTTGGCGAAAAGTAATTTACTGGAACCTATCATTTATTTGTCTATTCTTATCCTGCTATTCGCTTTACGTTTTATTAAAAAAAACCGTAAAGCCAAAACAGTTGTGGTTAATAATTAG
- the msrP gene encoding protein-methionine-sulfoxide reductase catalytic subunit MsrP encodes MLIKKPSDIKSYEITSESAYLNRRQFIKRAGQAAMLAAGSGWLVACAEETESNEMQSLSADKPIKLVSTEGIKQYPAPEWLTAKFPSRAVWPSSTREELTPYQDVTRYNNFYEFGTKKGDPAKHAGSLITDPWSVIIDGEVEKPGTYTLEDILKPHDFEERIYRLRCVEAWSMVVPWVGFQLSDLLKRFNPTSKAKYVAFTTLNDPEQMPGLKLPFSSIEWPYVEGLRMDEAMNPLTLIGVGLYGKTMPPQNGAPLRLIVPWKYGFKSIKSIVKISLVEKQPPTTWNKSAPDEYGFYSNVNPKVSHPRWSQKRERRLPSSLFNPNYVETQLFNGYADQVAHLYKNMDLAKYY; translated from the coding sequence ATGTTGATTAAAAAGCCCAGCGATATCAAAAGCTATGAAATAACCTCTGAGTCTGCTTACCTCAATCGACGCCAGTTTATTAAAAGGGCAGGGCAAGCAGCAATGCTGGCTGCCGGCTCTGGGTGGCTGGTTGCGTGCGCGGAAGAAACTGAAAGCAACGAAATGCAATCCCTCAGTGCTGATAAGCCGATCAAGCTGGTCTCTACTGAAGGCATTAAGCAGTATCCTGCCCCAGAATGGCTTACGGCAAAATTTCCTAGTCGAGCAGTCTGGCCTAGTTCAACTCGTGAAGAGTTAACTCCTTACCAAGATGTCACTCGCTATAACAACTTTTATGAGTTTGGTACCAAAAAAGGGGATCCTGCGAAGCATGCAGGCAGCCTGATTACTGATCCATGGTCTGTCATTATTGATGGTGAAGTAGAAAAGCCTGGTACTTATACTCTTGAAGACATTCTAAAACCTCATGATTTTGAAGAACGTATTTACCGGCTGCGTTGTGTAGAAGCTTGGTCAATGGTAGTGCCATGGGTAGGTTTTCAGTTAAGTGATCTGCTAAAGCGTTTTAATCCAACCTCAAAAGCGAAGTATGTAGCCTTTACTACGTTGAATGATCCTGAACAAATGCCAGGGTTGAAATTGCCATTTAGTAGTATCGAGTGGCCCTATGTTGAAGGGTTGCGAATGGATGAAGCAATGAACCCGCTTACCCTGATTGGTGTTGGGTTGTACGGAAAAACCATGCCGCCACAAAATGGCGCGCCATTGCGGTTAATAGTGCCCTGGAAATACGGTTTTAAGAGTATTAAATCCATTGTCAAAATCAGCTTGGTTGAAAAGCAACCACCTACTACTTGGAACAAATCAGCGCCTGATGAGTATGGCTTTTACTCTAATGTAAACCCAAAAGTGAGCCATCCACGCTGGAGCCAAAAACGAGAACGACGCTTACCTTCTTCGTTATTCAATCCTAATTATGTGGAAACTCAGCTATTTAATGGTTATGCCGATCAAGTGGCCCATCTCTATAAGAACATGGATTTAGCCAAGTACTATTAG
- the pssA gene encoding CDP-diacylglycerol--serine O-phosphatidyltransferase, translating into MTQEKDNSVVDDTEDQLPQSILPIDEHVEEVAENGRKVRRKGVYLLPNLFTTTALFCGFYAIVSSMNQMFEQAAIAIFVAMIFDGLDGRVARLTNTQSAFGAEYDSLSDMVAFGAAPALVCFNWNLTGLGKVGWMVAFIYVACVALRLARFNTQIDTADKRYFTGLPCPSAAAIVAAMVWALNEVDLASNSLITIFTAVVMALTGILMVSNVRYHSFKDLEFKGRVPFVAIIAIVLVFAVVFTNPPWVLMLVFLLYGVSGPVLSVWRFKQKHVAAGQEK; encoded by the coding sequence ATGACCCAAGAGAAAGACAACTCTGTGGTAGATGATACTGAAGATCAATTACCACAATCTATATTACCTATTGATGAGCATGTAGAAGAAGTCGCTGAAAATGGCCGTAAAGTGCGGCGAAAAGGGGTTTATCTACTGCCTAACCTGTTCACTACGACGGCTTTGTTTTGTGGTTTTTATGCCATTGTTAGCTCAATGAACCAAATGTTTGAGCAAGCCGCGATCGCTATTTTTGTGGCAATGATTTTTGATGGACTTGATGGTCGAGTCGCCAGGCTAACCAATACCCAAAGCGCTTTTGGCGCTGAATATGACAGTTTGTCTGATATGGTAGCCTTTGGTGCTGCGCCGGCGCTGGTTTGCTTTAACTGGAATTTAACAGGTTTAGGTAAAGTAGGCTGGATGGTGGCTTTTATTTATGTTGCCTGTGTTGCCTTGCGTTTAGCACGATTTAATACCCAAATTGATACAGCAGATAAACGCTATTTTACCGGACTGCCTTGTCCTTCAGCAGCGGCTATCGTTGCTGCAATGGTGTGGGCGTTAAATGAGGTGGATTTAGCTTCAAATAGCTTGATCACTATATTTACAGCAGTTGTTATGGCGCTGACGGGAATTTTGATGGTGAGTAACGTTCGTTACCACAGTTTTAAGGATTTAGAGTTCAAAGGCAGGGTGCCTTTTGTTGCGATTATAGCGATAGTATTGGTATTTGCAGTGGTGTTTACCAACCCTCCTTGGGTACTAATGTTGGTGTTCTTGCTTTATGGGGTATCTGGGCCTGTGCTCTCTGTGTGGCGTTTTAAGCAAAAACATGTAGCGGCTGGCCAAGAGAAATAA
- the ilvY gene encoding HTH-type transcriptional activator IlvY — translation MDYQGLKLFLHLASTLHFGQTSEACFISPSTLSRHIKRLEDEVGKSLFERDKRKVSLTRAGELFRQYASETLANWNRFQETLQEETTLLNGEISMYCSVTASYSFLSDLLVTYRQRQPNVEVKLHTGDAAYSIPKVVAGEEDIVIAAKPEHLPASLSFKPIATSGLVFIAPTVSCLARELIEIEDIDWQKIPVIQAEQGLIKQRLQLWFRQQGIKPNIYTSVAGHEAIVSMVSLGFGVGIVPELVLLNSPLANKIQQLTVDPVLQPFTIGLCVQTRRLQNPLVKTFWDTAKVLG, via the coding sequence ATGGATTACCAAGGCTTAAAGCTGTTCCTTCATTTAGCTTCGACCTTGCATTTTGGGCAAACCAGCGAAGCCTGTTTTATTAGCCCCTCTACGCTTAGTCGCCATATAAAAAGGCTAGAAGATGAGGTAGGTAAGTCATTGTTTGAGCGAGACAAGCGAAAAGTCAGTTTAACCCGAGCGGGTGAGTTGTTTCGTCAGTATGCCTCAGAAACCTTAGCTAACTGGAATCGCTTTCAGGAAACGTTACAAGAAGAAACAACGTTGCTAAATGGCGAAATCAGTATGTATTGCTCTGTAACCGCAAGTTATAGCTTTTTATCTGACTTGTTGGTGACTTATCGGCAACGCCAGCCTAATGTGGAGGTAAAGCTGCATACTGGTGATGCCGCTTATTCAATTCCTAAAGTGGTAGCAGGTGAAGAAGATATTGTTATTGCAGCTAAGCCAGAACATTTGCCCGCCAGCCTTAGCTTTAAACCTATTGCAACATCGGGGCTGGTTTTTATTGCGCCAACTGTGAGTTGTTTAGCCAGAGAGTTAATAGAAATAGAGGATATTGATTGGCAAAAAATACCTGTAATTCAAGCAGAGCAGGGGCTAATCAAGCAGCGGTTGCAGCTTTGGTTTCGCCAGCAAGGTATTAAGCCAAATATTTATACGTCAGTTGCTGGGCATGAGGCTATAGTCAGCATGGTCAGTTTAGGTTTTGGAGTGGGTATTGTGCCTGAGCTGGTGCTACTTAATAGTCCGCTGGCTAATAAAATTCAACAATTAACGGTAGACCCGGTCTTGCAGCCATTTACTATTGGCTTGTGTGTGCAAACCCGTCGTTTGCAAAACCCGCTGGTAAAAACTTTTTGGGATACAGCCAAAGTGCTTGGCTAG
- the ilvC gene encoding ketol-acid reductoisomerase — protein sequence MNYFNSLPLRIQLEELGKCRFMDRSEFDAGVEALKGKKIVIVGCGAQGLNQGLNLRDSGLDVSYALRESAIKEKRQSWKNATDNDFTVGTYEELVPQADLVSNLTPDKQHSSVVEQVMPLMKKGATLSYSHGFNIVEEGMKIRDDITVIMIAPKCPGTEVREEYKRGFGVPTLIAVHRENDPNGEGLEQAKAYAAGLGSHRAGVLESSFIAEVKSDLMGEQTILCGVLQTGSILCFDKMIADGIDAGYASKLIQQGWEVVTEALKIGGITNMMDRLSNPAKIKAFDLSEELKVIMRPLFEKHMDDIITGEFSKTMMEDWANDDKNLLTWRAETGETAFEKATSTDAEIDEQEYFDHGILMVAMVKAGVELAFEVMSSSGIIEESAYYESLHETPLIANTIARRKLYEMNVVISDTAEYGCYLFAHACVPLLKDFMAKIGTDVIGKGLDVKSNSVDNARLVEVNDAIRDHTVELIGYELRGHMTDMKRII from the coding sequence ATGAATTACTTCAACTCACTGCCATTGCGTATTCAGCTGGAAGAGCTGGGTAAGTGTCGTTTCATGGATCGCTCAGAATTTGATGCAGGAGTCGAGGCACTAAAAGGCAAAAAAATCGTCATTGTTGGTTGTGGTGCACAAGGATTAAACCAAGGCTTAAATTTAAGAGATAGTGGCTTGGATGTGTCTTATGCTTTGCGTGAGTCAGCTATTAAAGAAAAACGCCAGTCTTGGAAAAATGCCACTGATAACGACTTCACTGTTGGCACTTACGAAGAACTAGTTCCCCAGGCAGATTTAGTAAGCAACTTAACTCCTGATAAGCAGCACTCTTCTGTTGTTGAACAAGTGATGCCATTAATGAAAAAAGGCGCTACTTTATCTTATTCTCACGGCTTCAACATCGTTGAAGAGGGCATGAAAATTCGTGATGACATTACCGTTATTATGATTGCTCCTAAATGTCCTGGAACAGAAGTAAGAGAAGAATACAAACGCGGCTTTGGGGTACCAACACTTATCGCTGTACACAGAGAAAACGACCCAAATGGCGAGGGCTTAGAGCAAGCAAAAGCCTACGCAGCAGGCTTAGGTAGTCATCGCGCTGGTGTTTTAGAATCTTCATTTATTGCTGAAGTAAAGTCTGACTTAATGGGTGAGCAAACCATTTTGTGTGGCGTGCTGCAAACTGGCTCTATTTTATGCTTCGACAAAATGATCGCTGATGGCATTGATGCTGGTTATGCTTCTAAGCTAATTCAGCAAGGCTGGGAAGTAGTTACAGAAGCGCTGAAAATCGGTGGCATCACCAACATGATGGACCGCTTATCCAATCCAGCAAAAATTAAAGCATTTGATCTGTCAGAAGAATTAAAAGTCATTATGCGTCCGCTGTTTGAAAAACACATGGACGATATCATCACTGGCGAGTTTTCTAAAACTATGATGGAAGACTGGGCCAATGACGACAAAAACCTATTGACATGGCGTGCTGAAACAGGTGAAACAGCATTCGAAAAAGCCACATCTACGGATGCTGAAATTGATGAACAAGAATACTTCGACCACGGCATTTTAATGGTAGCGATGGTTAAAGCAGGTGTTGAGCTAGCTTTTGAAGTAATGAGCAGCTCTGGCATTATTGAAGAATCTGCTTACTACGAATCTCTACATGAAACGCCATTAATTGCCAACACTATTGCCCGTCGCAAGTTGTATGAAATGAATGTAGTTATTTCTGATACTGCAGAATATGGCTGCTACCTATTTGCCCATGCTTGCGTACCACTGTTAAAAGACTTTATGGCAAAAATCGGAACAGA